The Agrobacterium vitis sequence AAATAATTGCCTTACAGGAAAAATTTATTCTTAAAGATTGATTTTATCGCAGCCGCCTGTTAGCCATTGTCCAACGACAAATGGAGAGGCTGACCATGTGCGGCATTGTTGGATTGTTCCTGAAAGACAAGAGCCTTGAACCTCAGCTGGGAGCCATGCTCTCGGATATGCTGATCACCATGACCGATCGCGGCCCCGATTCTGCGGGCATTGCGATTTACGGTGCGGGAGAAAAAGGCAAGGCGAAAATTACCATTCAATCACCGGAGCCTTCGGTGGATTTTGCAGGCCTTGATGCTGACCTCACCAAGGCTGGCATTCCGGCACAAGTGACGGTGAAAAGCACTCATGCGGTGATTGATATTGATGCGGCAAAGCTTGGCGACATTCGCGGTGTTTTGAGCGAAATTCGACCCAATGTCCGCATTATGGGTTCGGGTGAAAGCGTTGAGATTTTCAAGGAAATCGGCCTTCCGAAAGATGTTGTCGCCCGCTTTGATGTGCGTTCCATGGGGGGCAGCCATGGCATTGGCCACACGCGCATGGCCACGGAAAGTGCAGTGACCACGCTGGGCGCGCATCCGTTTTCCACGGGGGCCGATCAGTGCCTTGTGCACAATGGCTCGCTCTCCAACCACAACAATTTGCGCCGCGAACTGATCCGTGAAGGCATCACTTTTGAGACTCAGAACGACTCTGAGGTGGCCGCCGCTTACCTCACAGCAGAAATGGCCAAGGGCAAGGATCTGGGGCAGGCGTTGACGGGTGCACTCGATGATCTCGATGGCTTTTTCACCTTCGTGGTTGGCACCAAATCCGGTTTTGGCGTGGTGAGAGACCCGATTGCCTGCAAGCCTGCTGTCATGGCCGAGACGGACCAATATGTGGCTTTTGGCTCTGAGTATCGGGCGCTGGTCAATTTGCCGGGTATCGATACGGCCCGCATCTGGGAGCCAGAGCCAGCCACCGTTTACTTCTGGGACCACGAGAAAGCAGCCTGAGAGTCTGTCCCATAATCGCCGCTGGCGGGCTGCAAATGGCAATTTCTGCGCTTCCGGTGCTCACGTACTTGAGTACGCTCCGCTCCGGTTCTCGAAATCACCATTTTCGCCACGCCATCGACAATTCTTGAACAGACACCAGCTTGAGGGATTTATAATGCCAGTCTTCGATCTTTCCCAAACCCCGCTGCGCGAGCTGAACAGTGCTTTGCATGCCGTGACCTCCGGGGCCAATGACACCAATTTTGAAATCATCAATCCACGCGGTCATCATGCCGTAGCGGTGGGTATTGATAGCCCCGTGACTGTCGAGGTGAAAGGGTCGGTGGGCTATTATTGCGCTGGTATGAATGATGGCGGCACTGTCACTGTGCATGGCTCTGCTGGTCCGGGTGTGGCCGAAAACATGATGTCCGGCACCGTGATTATTGAAGGCGATGCCAGCCAATATGCCGGGGCCACGGGCCAAGGCGGGTTGCTGGTCATCAAGGGCAATGCGGCCTCGCGTTGCGGCATTTCCATGAAGGGTATTGATATTGTCGTGCAAGGCAATATCGGCCACATGTCAGCCTTCATGGGGCAATCCGGCCATCTGGTGGTGTTGGGTGATGCGGGTGAAGCGCTGGGCGATTCACTCTATGAGGCCAAACTGTTTGTGCGCGGCACGGTGAAGAGCCTTGGTGCAGATTGCATCGAAAAACAGATGAAGCCCAAACATTTGGAAAAGCTGGCGGAGCTTCTGACGAAAGCCGGAATCACCAATGTGAAGCCCGAAGAGTTCAAGCGCTACGGCTCTGCCCGCAAGCTTTACAATTTCAACATTGACAACGCAGACGCCTACTAAGGCAAGGGGTAGAAGACCAATGAGCTATCATAATCCCAATACCCCGCCGCGCAAATCCGCGACCTTTGATGATTACACGCTGGCGGAAATTCGCCGCGCTGCCGCCACTGGTATCTATGATATTCGCGGCGCAGGCACCAAGCGCAAAGTGCCGCATTTTGATGATCTGCTGTTTCTCGGGGCCTCGATTTCGCGCTATCCGCTGGAAGGCTACCGCGAGAAGTGTGATACATCCGTGGTGCTTGGCACGCGCTTTGCCAAAAAGCCCATTCATCTGAAAACGCCCATTACCATTGCAGGCATGAGCTTTGGTGCGCTTTCCGGCAATGCCAAGGAAGCCTTGGGCCGTGGTGCGACCATTGCCGGAACCTCCACCACGACAGGTGATGGCGGGATGACCGACGAAGAGCGCGGCCACAGCCAAACGCTGGTCTATCAATATCTTCCATCACGCTATGGCATGAACCCGAAGGATTTACGCCGCGCCGATGCCATTGAAGTGGTGGTTGGCCAAGGCGCCAAGCCCGGCGGCGGCGGTATGTTGCTGGGCCAGAAGATTTCTGACCGCGTGGCCAATATGCGCAACCTGCCCAAGGGTATCGATCAGC is a genomic window containing:
- a CDS encoding class II glutamine amidotransferase yields the protein MCGIVGLFLKDKSLEPQLGAMLSDMLITMTDRGPDSAGIAIYGAGEKGKAKITIQSPEPSVDFAGLDADLTKAGIPAQVTVKSTHAVIDIDAAKLGDIRGVLSEIRPNVRIMGSGESVEIFKEIGLPKDVVARFDVRSMGGSHGIGHTRMATESAVTTLGAHPFSTGADQCLVHNGSLSNHNNLRRELIREGITFETQNDSEVAAAYLTAEMAKGKDLGQALTGALDDLDGFFTFVVGTKSGFGVVRDPIACKPAVMAETDQYVAFGSEYRALVNLPGIDTARIWEPEPATVYFWDHEKAA
- a CDS encoding GXGXG domain-containing protein, with product MPVFDLSQTPLRELNSALHAVTSGANDTNFEIINPRGHHAVAVGIDSPVTVEVKGSVGYYCAGMNDGGTVTVHGSAGPGVAENMMSGTVIIEGDASQYAGATGQGGLLVIKGNAASRCGISMKGIDIVVQGNIGHMSAFMGQSGHLVVLGDAGEALGDSLYEAKLFVRGTVKSLGADCIEKQMKPKHLEKLAELLTKAGITNVKPEEFKRYGSARKLYNFNIDNADAY